From Streptomyces sp. SAI-135:
ACGCGGCCGCCTGCACCGAGTACACCTGGCCCCACTACGGCGAAATGCTGGGCGCCCGCTTCGACAGGCACCCCGCGTACCAGCCGGGCAGGATCCGCGTCGAGGACCGCGACCACCCGGCCACCCGACATCTGCCCGCCGTATGGGAGTTCACCGACGAGTGGTACGACTTCCGGACCAACCCCCGAGGCTCCGTCAGGGTGTTGGCGTGTGCCGACGAGTCGTCGTACGAAGGCGGCGGCATGGGCGCCGACCACCCGCTGGTGTGGTGCCGGGAGCAGGGCGCGGGCCGCGTCTTCTACACCGCGCTCGGGCACGCGGCCGAGGCCTGGGCGGACCCCGGCTTCCGGGCCCATCTGCTGGGCGGGATCACCTGGGCGGCACGGCTGGAGGCGGGCACCGGCTGACCCCGTCCCGTTCCGTCCCGGCAGGTCCCCGCACGGCCCGCGCTCCCGGACCACACCGCCGTACGCGGACCGGACCGTCCCCGGCCGGCCCGGGGACGCGAGCAGCTCTCGCCGTGCGCACCTCAGCCCTGTGAGGCTGTGCCCTGCCAAGCCAAGCGAGCCGCCCCAGGGGGAACCACGGGGGGAACCACGGCGGTTCGGAAAGGGAGACATCCATGAGCATGCGCAAGCGGGCCGTCGCGATGACGACGGCCGCGTTGCTGGGGGCCGGGACGCTCGGCCTCGCCGTGGCGCCGGCGGCGGACGCGGCCTCGTACCACGGCATCGACGGCAACGGCGTCGTCAGCGACGACTGGCAGGACGAGGAGAACCTGAGCGTCGACGACTACGCCGACAGCAACGCCACGGCCCTGTGGCAGTCCGTCCTGTACGCGGACGGCGCCAAGTGGCAGGACGAGGACGGCGACTGGCACAACTTCGGCAAGAGCCAGATCGACGGCTCGTTCGGCCCGCAGACCGAGTCGGCCACCCAGTGGTGGCAGGAGCGCTACGGCCTTCAGGAGAACGACGGCGTGGTCACCGACCAGAGCTGGGAGTTCGCCCAGCAGTGGCTGCACGGCCCCGGTTCGGGCGGCGGCGTGCGCTACGACGGCGACCGGCGGGACGTCGACTTCAAGCGGGTCAGCGGCAAGTACCGGGTGAAGCTCAAGGGCACCGGCCCCTGGCGGATCGCCTACTACGACCAGCGCGGCTGACCCTCGCCGACGGGGCAGCGGGCGGCCGCACGGTCACCCGCTCCCCGACGGCCACGCCCACAGCACCCCCGCCACCAGCAGCACGATGACCGCGAACGCGACGAGCGCCGCCGTACGCCACCGCCGGTACTCGACAGGAGCCGGGACCGGCACCGCCACCTGAGGCACCGCCACCTCGGACACCTTCGGGCCGTACGGCCAGACCGGGTCGGCCAGGTCCCACAGCGCCAGCAGCCGCGCCTGGTCCGCGCCCGCCACCCGGCACAGTGCCTGCACCGCTCCCCGGGGCGGCTGCTTGGCCCCGCTGAGATACCGCTGCCAGGACGACTTGCTGTAGGCGGTGCGCCGGGCCAGCTCGGCGAGGCTCAGATCGGTGCGGTCCTTGAGGTGCCGCAGTTGCTCGACGAGGTGCCGTGCCTCCCTCGGAAGCGAGTCCGGCAGCGGTCGCCAGCGCGTCATGGTCGTCCCCCAAGTGCTCGCCGCCGCCCTGACCGGGACGGCGGCCCCCCTCCCCGCCGCAACGTTCGACGCCCGCCCGCCCCGGCCAGTTCCCCTCGCCCACGGATGACCGAAGCTGATCGAATCCGGCGGTGGGTGGCCCGTGCAGCGGTCGCCGGTCAGTCGCGCGGCGGGGCCGTGCTCGCCCGCTCCACCAGCCGCGTCGACAGCTCGGTACGGGTGCTCTCCGGTCGGTCGCCGTCCATCATGCGGACCAGCAGACGCAGG
This genomic window contains:
- a CDS encoding ThuA domain-containing protein; this encodes MAPRLLVHTRTTAYRHDSIPAAVDAVRALGDFEVDASEDPAALERPLDRYAAVVFLSTSGEILTPAGRERLAAHVESGGGFVGVHAAACTEYTWPHYGEMLGARFDRHPAYQPGRIRVEDRDHPATRHLPAVWEFTDEWYDFRTNPRGSVRVLACADESSYEGGGMGADHPLVWCREQGAGRVFYTALGHAAEAWADPGFRAHLLGGITWAARLEAGTG
- a CDS encoding peptidoglycan-binding domain-containing protein, whose amino-acid sequence is MSMRKRAVAMTTAALLGAGTLGLAVAPAADAASYHGIDGNGVVSDDWQDEENLSVDDYADSNATALWQSVLYADGAKWQDEDGDWHNFGKSQIDGSFGPQTESATQWWQERYGLQENDGVVTDQSWEFAQQWLHGPGSGGGVRYDGDRRDVDFKRVSGKYRVKLKGTGPWRIAYYDQRG
- a CDS encoding helix-turn-helix transcriptional regulator, which codes for MTRWRPLPDSLPREARHLVEQLRHLKDRTDLSLAELARRTAYSKSSWQRYLSGAKQPPRGAVQALCRVAGADQARLLALWDLADPVWPYGPKVSEVAVPQVAVPVPAPVEYRRWRTAALVAFAVIVLLVAGVLWAWPSGSG